A window of the Tunturibacter empetritectus genome harbors these coding sequences:
- a CDS encoding sigma-54-dependent transcriptional regulator has protein sequence MNHVLIVDDEAEIRESLESILREEDYLVTTAATAREALELLRDAAYDVVLLDIWLPDRDGLDTLTEIRQMESSNVPEVVIISGHGTIEAAVRATKLGAYDFLEKPLSLDRTLIVLKNAMKARQMREDNQEFSRQLTKGTVTGNSVPMKALRQQIKLMAPTNGRVLIYGESGAGKELVGRAMHAESLRKDRPFVELNCAAIPEDYIESELFGYRHGAVPGGPTEKRGTFERADGGTLFLDEVGDMSLKTQAKVLRALDEQRFLPVGASHPVHVDVRVIAATNKDLEEEIARGNFREDLFYRLNVIPFFVPPLRDRKEDIPLLVKEFLQQFGAEYGRPHVEMTEDALAALKQYHWPGNVRELRNLVERVLILNPKTQRIERKHLPMLVYRDSAKDSNKANGREEFTSLLQAREAYERDYILKKLDEFHGNVSRAAEGLGLERSHLYRKMKALGVSVKE, from the coding sequence ATGAACCATGTACTGATCGTCGACGACGAAGCCGAGATTCGCGAGTCGCTCGAAAGCATTCTTCGTGAAGAGGATTACCTCGTCACCACTGCTGCTACTGCGCGTGAAGCTCTCGAGCTGCTTCGGGATGCTGCCTACGACGTGGTTCTGCTCGATATCTGGTTGCCGGATCGTGACGGTCTCGATACTTTGACCGAGATTCGGCAGATGGAGTCGAGCAACGTGCCAGAGGTTGTCATCATCAGCGGCCACGGCACGATCGAAGCTGCGGTGCGCGCTACGAAGCTTGGGGCCTATGACTTTCTTGAGAAGCCTCTCTCGCTCGATCGCACACTGATCGTGCTGAAGAATGCGATGAAGGCTCGCCAAATGCGCGAGGACAACCAGGAGTTTTCGCGCCAGCTTACAAAGGGGACGGTGACGGGGAACTCTGTTCCGATGAAGGCGCTGCGCCAGCAGATCAAGCTGATGGCGCCCACAAACGGGCGCGTGCTGATCTATGGAGAGTCCGGGGCAGGGAAGGAGCTTGTCGGCAGGGCGATGCATGCGGAGAGCCTGCGCAAGGACCGGCCTTTTGTGGAACTCAACTGTGCGGCGATCCCGGAGGATTACATCGAGAGCGAGCTCTTCGGCTATCGCCACGGTGCGGTGCCTGGCGGTCCGACCGAGAAGCGCGGAACGTTTGAGCGCGCGGATGGAGGCACACTCTTCCTCGATGAGGTGGGCGATATGAGCTTGAAGACGCAGGCCAAAGTGCTGCGGGCGCTCGATGAGCAGCGGTTTTTGCCGGTTGGCGCGTCGCATCCTGTGCACGTCGATGTGCGGGTTATTGCAGCAACGAATAAGGACCTTGAAGAGGAGATTGCTCGCGGTAACTTTCGCGAAGATCTGTTCTATCGACTGAATGTCATTCCGTTTTTTGTGCCGCCTCTGCGCGACCGCAAGGAGGATATTCCTCTGTTGGTCAAAGAGTTTCTGCAGCAGTTCGGTGCGGAGTATGGCCGTCCTCATGTTGAGATGACCGAGGATGCGCTGGCTGCTTTGAAGCAGTACCACTGGCCGGGCAACGTGCGCGAGCTGCGCAATCTCGTCGAGCGCGTGCTGATCCTGAACCCGAAGACGCAGCGGATTGAGCGCAAACATCTGCCGATGCTGGTTTATCGTGACTCGGCTAAGGACTCCAACAAGGCTAATGGACGCGAGGAGTTCACCAGCCTGCTGCAGGCGCGTGAGGCGTATGAGCGCGACTACATCTTGAAAAAGTTAGATGAGTTTCATGGCAATGTCAGTCGCGCCGCCGAGGGGTTGGGTCTTGAACGTAGCCATCTGTATCGCAAGATGAAGGCTCTGGGCGTTAGCGTGAAGGAGTGA
- the era gene encoding GTPase Era, with translation MAFRSGFVSIIGRPNAGKSTLLNALLGQKLAIVTHKPQTTRTRIHGVLEVPLKKKAKGEPGHPAAQVVLVDTPGIHKPDTQLDKRMMQEVHDALESRDAVLFIVDVTHRLPKALGEKDSGKATGRMGMSAAEDDFALSLIKKLECPVILVLNKMDAIPKKDLLPLIAHWSTLHPFADVIPISARKKEGLDLLLEKIVGQLKEGQRYFPKHQLTDQPERFLVAELIREKILMLTGEEVPYATAVVIEKFEEPASMKKTKDGKLPVTKVSAAIFCERTGQKAILIGKQGEMLKRIGTAARKDIESLLGTRVFLELFVKVQEEWRSSRGFVEDLDWRRQLEEIAAKQAAEEK, from the coding sequence ATGGCCTTTCGCTCCGGTTTCGTCTCCATCATCGGTCGCCCCAACGCGGGCAAATCCACTCTGCTGAACGCCCTGCTCGGGCAGAAGCTGGCTATCGTCACACACAAGCCGCAGACGACGCGCACCCGCATCCACGGCGTTCTCGAAGTTCCCCTGAAGAAGAAAGCCAAAGGCGAGCCCGGACATCCCGCCGCGCAGGTCGTTCTGGTCGACACACCCGGCATCCACAAGCCCGACACGCAGCTCGACAAAAGGATGATGCAGGAGGTTCACGATGCGCTGGAGTCGCGCGACGCCGTCCTGTTTATCGTCGACGTGACCCACCGCCTGCCAAAGGCCCTGGGAGAGAAAGACAGCGGAAAAGCCACAGGCCGCATGGGCATGTCCGCCGCTGAAGACGACTTCGCCCTCTCGCTGATCAAAAAGCTCGAATGTCCCGTCATCCTCGTCCTTAACAAGATGGACGCGATCCCCAAGAAAGACCTGCTCCCGCTGATCGCGCACTGGTCCACGCTTCATCCCTTCGCCGATGTGATTCCCATCTCAGCCCGCAAGAAGGAGGGCCTCGATCTTCTCCTCGAGAAGATCGTCGGCCAACTCAAAGAGGGCCAGCGCTACTTCCCCAAGCATCAACTGACCGACCAACCGGAGCGCTTCCTCGTCGCTGAACTCATCCGCGAAAAGATTCTCATGCTCACCGGCGAAGAGGTCCCCTACGCCACCGCAGTCGTCATCGAGAAGTTCGAAGAGCCCGCGTCCATGAAAAAGACGAAGGACGGCAAACTGCCAGTGACGAAGGTCTCAGCCGCGATCTTCTGCGAACGCACCGGACAAAAGGCGATCCTCATCGGCAAGCAGGGCGAGATGCTGAAGCGCATCGGCACCGCAGCCCGCAAAGACATCGAATCGCTCCTCGGCACCCGCGTCTTCCTCGAACTCTTCGTCAAAGTTCAGGAAGAGTGGCGCTCCAGCCGCGGCTTCGTCGAAGACCTCGACTGGCGCCGCCAACTCGAAGAGATCGCCGCAAAGCAAGCCGCAGAAGAAAAGTAA
- a CDS encoding alpha/beta hydrolase: MNFTKLRTARRFARGLALLSTVTAPLFLSAQAVKPFSSIEVHSDRTVTFAYKDAAAGKVELVVGGLPKKLPMKKDAAGTWTVTTPALAPEIYGYHFEADGDFRLDPANPDTTINLVDIANELIVPGDTPQLWEMTNVPHGVLHHYNYTTNIVLGLPQNQSRYYVYTPPGYDPKAPQPYPVLYLLHGWSDSDSGWTAVGRADLMLDNLLAQGKIKPMVVVMPLGYGDMSFLHQFHVWEDPAAIDRNTDLFTKALLTEVLPRVEAEYHVSKDRKDRAIVGLSMGGLESLSIGLSHTDKFAWVGGFSSAVHNLNYETKLAALDPRTADLRLLWVACGTEDSLIEPNRKLVEFLKNKKMAVKQIETPGYHTWMVWRDNLSQFAPLLFQSK, encoded by the coding sequence ATGAACTTCACCAAACTGCGGACTGCTCGCAGATTCGCTCGAGGTCTGGCCCTGTTATCCACTGTCACCGCGCCGCTGTTTCTTTCGGCTCAAGCTGTCAAACCGTTCTCTTCAATCGAGGTTCACTCGGACCGGACGGTGACCTTCGCCTATAAGGATGCCGCGGCCGGCAAGGTGGAGCTCGTGGTGGGCGGGTTGCCGAAGAAGTTGCCCATGAAGAAGGATGCGGCGGGCACCTGGACGGTGACGACGCCGGCGCTGGCGCCCGAGATCTATGGATATCACTTCGAGGCGGACGGCGACTTCCGGCTGGACCCTGCCAATCCGGATACGACGATTAACCTAGTGGATATAGCGAATGAGCTAATAGTACCGGGCGATACGCCGCAGCTGTGGGAGATGACCAACGTTCCGCACGGCGTTCTGCACCACTACAACTACACGACGAATATTGTTCTGGGGCTGCCGCAAAATCAGAGCCGGTACTACGTGTACACGCCGCCGGGCTATGATCCGAAGGCTCCTCAACCTTATCCGGTGCTCTATCTGCTGCACGGATGGAGCGACTCGGACTCGGGCTGGACGGCGGTGGGTCGAGCGGATCTGATGCTCGACAATCTGCTGGCGCAGGGCAAGATCAAGCCGATGGTGGTGGTGATGCCGCTGGGCTACGGGGATATGTCGTTCCTGCACCAGTTTCATGTATGGGAGGATCCTGCCGCTATCGATCGCAACACGGATCTGTTTACCAAGGCGCTGCTTACGGAGGTGCTTCCTCGTGTCGAGGCGGAGTACCACGTGTCGAAGGATCGGAAGGATCGGGCTATCGTTGGACTGTCCATGGGCGGGCTCGAAAGCCTGTCGATCGGGCTGTCGCATACGGACAAGTTTGCGTGGGTGGGGGGATTCAGCTCGGCCGTGCACAATCTTAACTACGAGACCAAACTGGCTGCGCTCGATCCCAGGACGGCGGACCTTCGCCTGCTGTGGGTAGCGTGTGGGACGGAGGATTCGCTGATCGAGCCGAACCGGAAGCTGGTGGAGTTTCTCAAGAACAAGAAGATGGCGGTCAAGCAGATTGAGACTCCTGGGTATCACACGTGGATGGTGTGGCGGGATAACTTGAGCCAGTTTGCGCCGCTGCTGTTTCAGTCGAAGTAA
- a CDS encoding cytochrome P460 family protein, which produces MLRSALLLLLVTILPQQETVRSYPDTVEAIGQNYTADGQFKMPEHYREWVFLSSGLDMSYSPKPSMPGHSMPGHSTFDNVFVNPSSYRAFLQTGAWPDKTVLVLEIRGAEGASSINQSGHTQSSEIMGIELHVKDAKLEGGWGFFEFDAPKGTAKVVARPGSCYQCHEAHAAVDTTFVQFYPTLLALAKTKGTLSPAYLKEVNASPTGK; this is translated from the coding sequence ATGCTGCGTTCCGCGCTTCTACTACTTTTGGTTACCATCCTCCCCCAACAGGAGACAGTCCGGTCCTACCCCGACACCGTTGAGGCAATCGGCCAAAACTACACGGCAGACGGCCAGTTCAAGATGCCCGAGCACTACCGCGAGTGGGTCTTCCTCAGCTCTGGCCTCGACATGAGCTACAGCCCTAAGCCGTCCATGCCGGGCCACTCCATGCCGGGCCACTCCACCTTCGACAACGTCTTCGTCAACCCCAGCTCCTATCGAGCCTTTCTTCAAACCGGAGCCTGGCCCGACAAGACCGTGCTCGTGCTCGAGATTCGCGGTGCTGAAGGGGCCAGCTCGATCAACCAGAGCGGCCACACCCAGTCGTCAGAGATCATGGGAATCGAGCTGCACGTCAAGGATGCAAAGCTCGAAGGCGGCTGGGGCTTCTTCGAGTTCGACGCCCCTAAAGGCACCGCCAAAGTGGTGGCTCGACCCGGCTCCTGCTACCAATGCCACGAGGCGCACGCCGCCGTAGACACGACATTCGTCCAGTTCTACCCAACTCTTCTGGCACTCGCAAAGACTAAAGGCACACTAAGCCCGGCCTACCTCAAAGAGGTCAACGCATCTCCAACAGGCAAATAA
- the mreC gene encoding rod shape-determining protein MreC: MESFFTRFKNVLVLVAILLAQTIGLAVQVRRPVESGAPDSSKVTLIRYWAVSVVTPFERFFHGIGYTFRHGWSNYVDLRHTKQENHDLQEQIARLRLEQASFAEDAMQGHRLQAMLDFQQHYVSTTVAAQVIGTSGNDLSRVVYIDKGAKDGLKADQAVITPDGIVGKIRDVFPHTSQVLLINDQTSGAGVLLATTRIRAILRGSTTGQILINNLTPDDRIKPGEQVLSSGGDQVYPRGLSVGTIESIKVDPDHQPYTLIQLRPAANLNQLEEVLVITGTQTTLPVAAQRDLVAGVETAEAQATAKQLADQQAAEAAARSAAQIVADRLPSIHEGDDDTTKKGDATTPAAKTPPVSVVPKPLPTLHSDRYSPGATPSAANLKPGAPEAANPVVPQTPTPDTTTQPATPKPVQPKPRKPQPPPDSAQPQTQSPNPQP, encoded by the coding sequence ATGGAATCTTTCTTCACACGGTTTAAAAACGTCCTGGTGCTGGTGGCGATTCTGTTGGCCCAGACGATCGGGCTCGCGGTGCAGGTTCGCCGTCCGGTCGAATCGGGCGCACCGGACAGCAGCAAGGTTACGCTTATTCGCTACTGGGCTGTCTCGGTGGTGACGCCGTTTGAGCGGTTTTTTCATGGGATCGGTTATACCTTTCGCCACGGCTGGTCGAACTATGTGGATCTTCGCCATACCAAGCAGGAGAACCACGATCTTCAGGAGCAGATTGCGCGGCTGCGGCTGGAGCAAGCCTCCTTCGCCGAAGACGCCATGCAGGGACATCGGCTACAGGCCATGCTGGACTTTCAGCAGCACTATGTTTCGACTACCGTTGCGGCGCAGGTGATCGGGACGAGCGGCAACGATCTCTCTCGCGTGGTCTATATCGATAAAGGCGCGAAGGATGGTCTCAAGGCAGATCAGGCGGTGATTACTCCGGACGGTATCGTCGGCAAGATCCGCGACGTCTTCCCGCATACCTCGCAGGTGCTGCTGATCAACGACCAGACCTCGGGGGCAGGCGTGCTGCTTGCGACCACGCGGATTCGTGCGATTCTTCGCGGCAGCACTACCGGCCAGATCCTCATCAATAATCTAACTCCGGACGATCGCATCAAGCCCGGCGAACAGGTGCTCAGTTCAGGCGGCGACCAGGTCTATCCGCGCGGACTTTCCGTCGGCACTATCGAGTCGATCAAGGTGGACCCGGATCACCAGCCTTACACACTCATCCAGCTTCGACCCGCGGCTAATCTGAATCAACTTGAGGAGGTTCTGGTGATCACCGGGACCCAGACCACGCTGCCCGTGGCGGCCCAGAGGGATCTGGTCGCAGGAGTGGAGACGGCCGAGGCGCAGGCAACTGCCAAACAGCTTGCGGATCAGCAGGCGGCTGAGGCTGCTGCGCGGTCGGCGGCTCAGATCGTGGCTGACCGTCTGCCCAGCATCCATGAGGGCGACGACGACACGACCAAGAAGGGGGATGCGACAACACCTGCTGCCAAGACTCCGCCCGTCAGCGTGGTTCCGAAGCCCCTTCCGACCCTCCACTCGGATCGTTATTCGCCGGGAGCAACGCCATCGGCAGCCAATCTCAAACCCGGGGCTCCAGAGGCGGCTAATCCGGTTGTGCCACAGACGCCGACGCCAGACACTACGACTCAACCCGCGACACCGAAGCCGGTCCAGCCGAAGCCTCGCAAACCTCAGCCTCCACCGGACTCGGCCCAGCCACAGACCCAGTCCCCTAACCCTCAGCCGTAG
- the mreD gene encoding rod shape-determining protein MreD, whose protein sequence is MATRSFTSRRELEQHSFPSAVALLVPLGAILLQALLPRPFPRLAILDLPLIVTIFFAVSRRNPVAGTLTGAAIGLLQDALTAQPIGVNGMAKSVIGYIAASIGIQVDVENLTTRILINFGFFLINSFLLFLINRRLLGLTNFHIYWGHEFIRAAINTVVALPIFFLLDNTKRND, encoded by the coding sequence ATGGCTACCCGCAGCTTTACATCCCGCCGAGAGCTAGAGCAGCACAGCTTTCCCTCCGCCGTTGCGTTGCTGGTTCCGCTGGGGGCGATCCTTCTGCAGGCGCTGCTACCTCGGCCCTTTCCGCGGCTTGCCATCCTCGACCTCCCCCTGATTGTGACCATCTTCTTTGCCGTCTCGCGCCGCAACCCCGTCGCCGGAACTCTTACCGGCGCGGCCATTGGGCTGCTTCAGGACGCCCTGACCGCACAGCCCATCGGGGTCAACGGCATGGCGAAGTCCGTTATCGGCTACATTGCGGCCAGCATCGGCATCCAGGTTGACGTGGAAAACCTCACGACGCGTATCCTCATCAACTTTGGCTTCTTTCTTATCAATAGCTTTCTGCTCTTTCTCATCAATCGCCGCCTGCTGGGGCTGACGAACTTCCACATCTATTGGGGCCACGAGTTTATCCGTGCCGCGATCAACACGGTGGTCGCGCTTCCCATCTTTTTTCTGCTGGATAACACCAAGCGCAACGACTGA